In a single window of the Osmerus eperlanus chromosome 4, fOsmEpe2.1, whole genome shotgun sequence genome:
- the copz1 gene encoding coatomer subunit zeta-1, whose product MDSPKLEPSLYTVKAVLILDNDGDRLYAKYYDETYPTVKEQKAFEKNIFNKTHRTDSEIALLEGLTVVYKSNIDLFFYVIGSSHENELMLMAVLNCLFDSLSQMLRKNVERRALLENMEGLFLAVDEIVDGGVILESDPQQVVHRVALRGDDVPLTEQTVTQVLQSAKEQIKWSLLR is encoded by the exons ATGGATTCCCCAAAACTG GAGCCTTCATTGTACACAGTCAAAGCCGTGCTCATTCTGGACAATGATGGAGATAGACTATATGCAAAG TATTACGATGAGACATACCCCACAGTGAAAGAACAGAAAGCCTTTGAGAAGAACATCTTTAACAAGACACATCGAACTGACA GCGAGATAGCATTACTTGAGGGTCTCACAGTGGTCTACAAGAGCAACATAGACCTCTTCTTCTATGTTATTGGAAGTTCCCATGAAAACGAG TTGATGTTAATGGCAGTTCTAAATTGTTTGTTTGACTCGTTGAGCCAAATGCTGAG GAAGAatgtggagaggagagcatTGTTGGAGAATATGGAAGGTCTCTTCCTGGCAGTGGATGAGATTGTGGATGGGGG GGTGATCTTGGAAAGCGACCCACAGCAGGTGGTCCACCGTGTGGCGCTGAGG GGCGATGACGTGCCTTTAACAGAGCAGACTGTCACACAG GTGCTGCAGTCTGCCAAAGAACAGATCAAATGGTCTCTGCTTCGATAG